DNA from Quercus lobata isolate SW786 chromosome 1, ValleyOak3.0 Primary Assembly, whole genome shotgun sequence:
AAAGCATTGAAAATTGAGTCTAACCTAATTTTAGAGAAATTGCCACAATGGAGACTGATTGTGCAAGAGATACATAGGGAAGCAactaactaaattaaaataagaaatgtTGTTAGCATAAGTTGAATTTATTATTCTAGGTTTTGAATGGTAATCATCCTCTTTTAGGATAATAGGAATGCCAATTTATTAATGGACACTGAGTTTTCAAATTGATGTAAGATGTCTTAAAAGTTTTTCTCATGAATTCAAGTTTAAGCTAATGAAAACTAGCTCAACTTTGTtattggaaaaaagaaagaaagaaatttaggCATATGTAAATGCGAAGATGAGAACTCttggaatttcttttttgatatcaatGCTATATTATTTTCAGATCTAGCATAAGTGACAGTGACCTCTGAATGATTTGCAATTTTCTCCTCAAAATGCTATCAAGACTCAAGTCAAGAGTCCTTACTATTTGTCTTAACATTATACCTTGTCATGCTTTATCTGCATACTTGTATTTGTTTCACATTAGCTTCAATTCAGGATTATCTTATCTGTGATTGTCAGCTGCATCCAATTTGCcacaatttaattttctttcttttttgtttacaCTCGTGATGGAAGGATGGCATCCCAATTTCTAATGGGGACATATTTACAACACAAAAAGATTGCTTTTGttattctaaatttttgtaatatacACCCATTAAACATTAAGGCTTTTCATAGTGAAACATAAAAAAGGGAATTGTTATATACTTCACTTTAAAGTCATCACTATTAGGTTAGTCTCCTTTAACATTTTATAACATGTACTAAATTATAGCATCACCTAATAGAATGAAGTCTTAAAATAAACCAAGCACATTCACTAACACTGGTTTAATGGAAGAAATTTAGGTATATACAATGCACTGCAAACAAAATTGTGTGTAAGGCCACAGCTAAGTTAAAGACCTTGCTACTGCCTCAACAATCTCAAGAGCACATAAATTCTTCCAAGAGTTCATCGAAAATGAATTCCTCTAGCTCAAGCGCCACACACTCATTATCAAATTGGAGGTTCATCCAACCATCACCCTTTGCCATGTCTCGAGCCACAACATCATCCAATGACTGGTCCAACTCTGGCCTCAAGATCAAGTACGAACTAACTTTTGCCCAAACCTCCTCTAGAAGGTAGTTCCCTTTAGGCATTGAACGAATGTGGCAATTAAAGGAGAAGGATCTTGGGAAGTAGGTGAATGATCTCTCATAGATCTCAAGAAGTGTGtcatttattaaatcatatagAAGCTGGTGATCACAATTGCCACTAACATTCTCTCCATAGCTTTCAAGTTCAGGGTGTAAGCAATTCTCCAATTCCTTGAACAAAGAAGGATCTAGTGGCTGGTCTAGTGAGTACCATCCTCCAAGGCACTCATTATTGATGAAGCCTGACAGCTCAAGAACGTCTCTCACATAGTTGAAGTCAGCCTCATCCATTTTATCCAAATCAATGTGTAGGAAGTGATTGTCAACATTGTTATTTGCATTTTCAGTATCCTCAGGGTTTACTGAGCTGCAGAAGGTTGGTGAAGAATCTGTGATGGGCCTGATTTTTTGGTCAACAGAAGTATATGTCTCATCTGTTTGAGCGCTCCTAGGATTTAACCCTGGACCTGCAACAGCCAGCCAAACAATCAGTAAAAGTAAATTTGATTATCaaaaatgaattatatttcaatGAGAAAAGACAATGCAATATAAACTGGTTGTTGGGggacatatataaaaattaattttgattttgataattaGTATGGTCTTATTTTGAATGCCATTATATTAAGCAAGAAGTTTTGCAAGCCTCAAAAAATTGCATTGGTAAGAGGTATGTATGAATACCTTCATACATTGGAGGCTCTGGAATGCTGTTTTTATCATCTGGAAAGATAGTTTTTAGATCCGAAACTAGACCCGGTTCTCTCAGCTCTGTACAAGGATGTGCAAGCTCACTGCTGAGGTTCATTGTCAAACCAATCTTCTGATCTTGGTGAAGACTGCTTTCCTCAGTTGCTAACTCGCTAGGATCATCAATCTCATTTATTCCCTCATAATTTTTCCCTGCAATTAAATCAGCCGAAGATTTGATATTCCAACTGCTGTCACTTACTCCAATCACATCTTTCAGAAATTTACTCTCTGCGGCATCATGTAATGGTTTAGATGTATGTGCTTCAAGTGAAGTGCTGACTGACTTTGGTTCACTATGATTTTTACTTTCAGCCATTGTACTGCAATCTGCAATAGTCCTTCCTGGCATCACTAAAGTTTGAGCATTACCAGATGCCTCATTTAGAAAGGTACACAAAGAATCAAGATCAGGCAAAGAAAGTCCCCTTATGAATGACTTTGGAGGATGCCCGCTTGATGGAACCTTAACTTCATTTGTCAATTTTAGGCTCTTAGAGTGATGCCACTTGGCCTCTCTGCCAAAACTACGCTCAAACAACTCAGTGTATCTATTGAGAGACTCATTCAGAGAGGATGTTCTTCGCATGTGGTCTAGTCTTCCCCTGCTGGGATCAAAAGCAGGACCATTAGCCTCATAACTTCTAGGGTTGTCTATACCATCTTGGTGCGTGGAAATCTCTGAACTTTGTTTTCCATCACTGGAAATCTGACATCCAGAAGGAGCACTTTCAAGGAGTGCTTCCATAAATGAGTGGTtactttcttttctattctccTTAAGTGCATGCATTATTTTCTGCTTAATTTCTTTGAAACGATTAATAACCCGTTGATTCCACCCTTGGTTACTTAAGCCCTGTGATGATTCTAAAGAAGAAAGGTCTGTTTCTTGTCTTATGGCACTGACTGCACTATTATTGTCAGCCATAAACAGTATTGACTGCAATTGATATTCCTTCTGAGACTTGGATGCACCAGACTGTGATTCTAAAGAAGCAGCAAGAAATTTTTCTCCTCTTGGAAAATACCTACTTTCATTTTGCTTGTGCTTGAGTGTACTAGGcctaatattttttgttgatgatgGATTGGCTACAGGAAATGATCCAGACTTGGTTAATCTTGCTTTGGTATTGGAAGTCTGCAGACTCAAGTGCTTCATACCAATGTTTGTTTCTTGTAGAATCTTGATAAATGATTCCTGGTTAACCTTGAGTATCTCCAGAACATCAAAATACTCGTTAAACTGGTTATTGGAAATGTCTCTGCTGGGCTGATTAGATTCCATCAGCTTTTGGTTTGCCGAGGTTTGCATTCTTTCATCATATTTTTCAGGAAAATGTGCATGCCTCACAGCCAACTGCTTATGCCCCAAGTAGTCAACATCATTTAAGGTACTGTGCTCTGTGAACTTTTTATTGCATGTAACTAGCTCCTCTGGGGTCTTTGGAGGAGATGAATACTGGAATCTGGTAGCAGAAATGTCAGCACTATGTGGAAGGAGACCAATTGTATTTTTCCCATCAATGTGTATTTCATCAAGAGAATTGTCTGAAGGCTCTAAGTGATGGATCGGAAAAATTCGCCGCAACCATGATCGTGCAGCAAAGCTTAAATTCCTGTATCTGCGGTTATCTTCCTTAGACATCTCTTTAGCAATTAATTCTTTGATAGGAGCTTTCCCTGATCTTTTGTTGTTGGTGGGGCTAATTTTTGTACCACGCTGCTCAATCTGATGTATGTTTCACACAGTTACTGTCAGtttatctttcattttattcaaaagaaaCATTTTGCATATACAATAAAGATCAACAAGTCCTCAAAATATTGATGACCACATCATTAACAATATTTCAGATCACAGTTCGCACCTGTCAAATTCTATGGTAAGTTAATGTACAGCGTGAACTTACCGGGAAGGGTTCTGCTTCAGAAGCTACAAATCCCTGTACTTCAATATCGCgcgtatttattatttttcttggacttTTTTTACCTACAAACAATGAATAAAACTTTTAAAGCGCGAAAAAAAACAGGAATGGACACAAACaccaaaaattatatgtatGATAAAGAGGACAATTGCTAAGTGAAAGACAAAATCCACTCCTAACGAGGGTTACTTACGCCACTCTTGAACCAAACTGATGGTAGCTACCATCCTACTTTTCAGAGTCTTCGGGGGTAAGAAGAACCTCAACAAGCTTCTTCAGAATAGAATTTAATTATCAAGTGGTTTATGACTCATGGTTTCAATTATCTAGGTGAAAGCATGGAACACATCTGGCGTATAAGTCCAGAAAATCCATAGCTAAATAGGGGATCTGAAAGGATTGCTTTAGCAGCAAGCTAGGTACTACAGATAGAGCACATGCAATTCGTTATACTACTCTAAAAGCAAAATGTTTTCCAAACATAGGTGGCTTGAAAACAACTTCAAAGTAAATTATGGCAGCAGATACTTCACATCTTTTTCTTGTGTACCAGAACCAAAAACTTCTAGCCAGAAAGCTCTAGCAGTGGTACAAGGTTCACACTATCCATTCAATTGAGAATCCAACATATTTACTACCATCTCCTTTAATGCCTCAGaataatatttgattattgcattcaattttacatatattaaaatttaccCAACATATTTCTGATTTCACTATAGATATATACTAAACAGTTCAATTGTTCAACCATAAACAAGATTTTAAATCATGGACTCACACTTCAACTCCACCTAGATTGCAAACACATGCTGTTTATCAAAATACGGTTGCAAACGCATGCTGTAACAAGATTTATGCGTAAGCCAATCTCAATTAGCTATATCAAATtccttttttcataaaaaagcCATAGTTCTATGTAGTATCTAATTCAAAGTATATATCGATATATAGATTAGTTTATATGGGGTTTCGGCACCAATCAGTTGGCTAAAACAACTATGCAAAACAGTACCTATGATGGTCCTGTAGACCTTCTATTAGTGATTTTAGAAATTCCATTTGGTTCATGTAATCCTTTATTTCTTGATAGTTGTTGTAAAAAGTAGGTAAAGACACCACCACTATGCAACTTCCATGTTTCTTTAGTGGAGATGCTAAGATTGATGGAACAAGTAACATGGTATAGAGTGGAAGAGATGCTTGCTGCAGAAAATTGAGATTTACTCACTTCTGGTTTGCCTTCCTCTTTGCTTTTTGTGTGGAAGTATCTTTTTGACATTGTGCCAACGGTGGTAGTCAAGAATATGGAGTATGCCCCACATGCAGCTTGGATGACTTTCCCCAAATTGAAATCCGGAGATGTTGTCCCCCAAGTGCTTTCCCATGTTCAAGACAAAAGAAAGTGGTCCTTTCAGTTCTGAAACCCACTTCAGCAACAATTGGTTTCAGCTACTAGGGAAACTATCTTGCACAAACCTgttataacattaaaaaaaaaaaaatactaattaccTAAAAATTATACCTCAAAAGATTCTCAATCCGTATCCTTCATTAACATGAAATATCAAGAACCAAGTAAATGAGTTGGAAATCCAGGACTTCAAAAAATATTCTGactttttcaaatatgaaattcCAGCTCCACCAAACCAAAGACCAAAATAGTTATGTCCAATCGTCTATAAAAGCTATAGCctctaaattttcatttttcattcattttataatCTGTTTTTAGGCAACTGTTTCGAAAATTCCATAAAACACAAATTGACATCTGGAAGTAATCAAATTGGTAGGAGCTACAAGAGATTGACCAAAAGGCAACGTAATCATATGTGCCTACTAGAAGATGAAAAACGTCTAACATAAACTCCAAAGCTAGAAGATGACTAAAAAAAGAAGCAGACTAATCAACATAGTATGTATGTCAATTAAGGCTGCAACCTTGaagtcttataaaaaaaataaaataaaaaaaacagcATCAAACCCGAATAGTAATTCAAGAAATTGAATCCAACTTGAATAGTCAGGGaactataggaaaaaaaaaaaaaaaagacttgcaGAACACATAACAGAAAAAATTAATACAGCTAATAAATGTTTCAAAAACCTAAAATCTATGAGGCAACGAAAATAGCCATAACAGAAACTAACTACTTCAACTTATTTATTACGTGAATTCAAGGAACAAAAAGAAgtaacagaaaaagaaaaatatttgtaacCTTCTTTGGCTGCTCCTCGAGTCATGCAAAAGTTTCCAGTCATATGGCGGGCTTTGAAGGTGAAGCAAGAGACTgatagcaatatatatataagataataaGTGGTATAGATAATAATAAGATTAGTAAAGTAAACTAATGGGGTATATGATATTAGTAGGTATATTGCTATGTTTTTGTCGTACACAAGATGTAGTAGAAGAAGCCAAGAAGGTCGTTAATTATAGTAGTTAGTACAGAAGAGCCAGAAAAGGAAATAGGCGCCAAAGCTATTTTGGTGGCCACAAGCAGCCAAACTTGGTCCAATATTACTGTTTCTGACTGAGTTTGGTCTAAACTCTCAAAGCTTAAGAGTCGAGTCTATGAAATACCAGGTCTCTGAAGTGAGGTAAGGGCCACGTTAGATGACcaaacacaatataaaataaGGTCAAGCTCAGCTTATCTCAGTGCAGATTACCTaccataaaatatgaaaatttaacttatccaaaaaaaaataataatatgaaaacTTAAGAGTAAAGTTGGGCTGCTGATGTCAAGTTGTTAACACTTGACACTGCTGAATTCAAATTAGTAGTTAAAATGTAACATTTAATTCTTGGTAATTGTTGGTTATCTACTAAACTTATTTCTTAGCTTAGAATGTTAAAATTATTAGTTGTATAGTGACTGGTAGTATGGGTTTGATCTCCTGGAATTATTTTTCACCGGCTCCATTTTCACAATACTATATTGgttggagaattttttttttttttaaagagtttcaacctatggcgtccatTAGTTGGAGAATTTTTAGTTGCAAGATACCTATACATTTCGACATTATGTCTATTACAATTATAtggtaaaataattaaattcactatttctttaagcttttgggtaaatttataatttaacatGATATCAGAATAGGAGGTCCTAAATTTCATCTCTATCTCCACTCTCCACTCTACCCCTCATTTAAACCCCACACATGAGGAAAGGCGTTAGAATTAtattgttaaataattaaattcacaattttctaaaaatttaagttttttttagattttatccaaaaaaaaaaaagttttttttgggggataaCCAGTCATTTAACAATGTTTTCATGCAAAGACACTAGCTAGGGAATCAATCATACAACACCTTCAAATTGTCATCATTCAAAATGTTTTAAGACAAATTGGGTATACCTAAAGACTGTAACACTTTCTTTGATCCAAATTTGTCATTTCCAATAGTTGTGCATGTGTGTAGGTTTTGGGTATTTTCAGTCAGTTTCAAAGTTTCGAggtattttttgttatttagaGGTTCCTGGGGTATCTTGgtcattttcataatt
Protein-coding regions in this window:
- the LOC115987002 gene encoding uncharacterized protein LOC115987002, translating into MGKHLGDNISGFQFGESHPSCMWGILHILDYHRWHNVKKILPHKKQRGRQTRSKKSPRKIINTRDIEVQGFVASEAEPFPIEQRGTKISPTNNKRSGKAPIKELIAKEMSKEDNRRYRNLSFAARSWLRRIFPIHHLEPSDNSLDEIHIDGKNTIGLLPHSADISATRFQYSSPPKTPEELVTCNKKFTEHSTLNDVDYLGHKQLAVRHAHFPEKYDERMQTSANQKLMESNQPSRDISNNQFNEYFDVLEILKVNQESFIKILQETNIGMKHLSLQTSNTKARLTKSGSFPVANPSSTKNIRPSTLKHKQNESRYFPRGEKFLAASLESQSGASKSQKEYQLQSILFMADNNSAVSAIRQETDLSSLESSQGLSNQGWNQRVINRFKEIKQKIMHALKENRKESNHSFMEALLESAPSGCQISSDGKQSSEISTHQDGIDNPRSYEANGPAFDPSRGRLDHMRRTSSLNESLNRYTELFERSFGREAKWHHSKSLKLTNEVKVPSSGHPPKSFIRGLSLPDLDSLCTFLNEASGNAQTLVMPGRTIADCSTMAESKNHSEPKSVSTSLEAHTSKPLHDAAESKFLKDVIGVSDSSWNIKSSADLIAGKNYEGINEIDDPSELATEESSLHQDQKIGLTMNLSSELAHPCTELREPGLVSDLKTIFPDDKNSIPEPPMYEGPGLNPRSAQTDETYTSVDQKIRPITDSSPTFCSSVNPEDTENANNNVDNHFLHIDLDKMDEADFNYVRDVLELSGFINNECLGGWYSLDQPLDPSLFKELENCLHPELESYGENVSGNCDHQLLYDLINDTLLEIYERSFTYFPRSFSFNCHIRSMPKGNYLLEEVWAKVSSYLILRPELDQSLDDVVARDMAKGDGWMNLQFDNECVALELEEFIFDELLEEFMCS